A genomic window from Salvia splendens isolate huo1 chromosome 11, SspV2, whole genome shotgun sequence includes:
- the LOC121754360 gene encoding large ribosomal RNA subunit accumulation protein YCED homolog 2, chloroplastic-like, which translates to MSFSPDGAALGVGSTAVAGVAVGVCLPAAASDVGWISSFSPNIINRFSSDNPKLISASRASTNSARRNEFPTKKKSKPRLIAISTAEAKWHGNWNSEYLFSLRDLQLLDLSDDDVVHKDTNVSINLSVQKHAGFGLSVEGMITTSFTRKCCNCCSPYLRDINATFKVWILPSTRTIRDSSNQLPDIGGDDPSVIYVRPGYEADLDSLIQDTVRLATSVKETCSETCEKAEPKLHHIGAMNAPSIDRRWNKLLELKKRHELI; encoded by the exons ATGTCTTTCTCCCCCGACGGTGCGGCGCTTGGCGTTGGTTCCACTGCTGTCGCCGGCGTCGCCGTCGGTGTTTGCCTTCCCGCGGCTGCCTCTGATGTGGG TTGGATTTCTTCATTTTCACCAAACATAATCAACAGATTTTCATCTGATAATCCCAAACTCATCTCCGCCTCAAGAGCTTCTACCAATTCCGCCAGAAgaaatgaatttccaacg AAGAAGAAGAGTAAGCCTCGTTTAATCGCGATATCAACGGCGGAAGCAAAATGGCATGGAAATTGGAATTCAGAGTATTTATTTTCCCTGCGAGACTTACAACTGCTTGATCTTTCAGATGATGATGTTGTCCACAAAGATACTAATGTTTCCATAAACCTTTCCGTTCAAAAG CATGCTGGTTTTGGGCTATCAGTGGAAGGAATGATCACCACATCATTCACCAGAAAATGTTGCAATTGCTGCTCTCCATACCTCAGAGAT ATTAACGCCACATTTAAAGTGTGGATTCTTCCATCAACGAGAACAATTAGGGACTCGTCTAATCAACTTCCTGATATTGGCGGAGATGATCCTTCC GTTATTTATGTGAGACCCGGATATGAAGCTGATCTGGATTCTTTAATACAAGACACAGTTCGACTTGCCACTTCAGTTAAA GAAACTTGCTCGGAAACTTGCGAGAAAGCCGAACCCAAATTACACC ATATAGGTGCAATGAATGCACCTTCGATCGATCGAAGGTGGAACAAGCTTTTGGAATTGAAGAAGAGGCACGAACTCATATAG